Proteins from one Triticum aestivum cultivar Chinese Spring chromosome 7A, IWGSC CS RefSeq v2.1, whole genome shotgun sequence genomic window:
- the LOC123148698 gene encoding LOW QUALITY PROTEIN: uncharacterized protein (The sequence of the model RefSeq protein was modified relative to this genomic sequence to represent the inferred CDS: inserted 2 bases in 1 codon; substituted 1 base at 1 genomic stop codon), translating to MDPIVNQGWTSSEVEEACSLIARINTNKIMYDSNDDKNKKHNYIVNSLHALFPSKTMKQVTDLYIDLAVEMHMTQWREGTHVTSGSAQNIFTFCDPVNGNYELPMEENGASSTHGIYTMGDHANENFGVREEXATIIDNNGLSFGCPMENRGITVTGEAPLMADNNKMEVLENNISIDQPVVAAHQWGFWTEKEHVRPCMGGLVNENFEAQEDEDTTMDDNGLSFCCRLEDTRIQKTEEAPMMVDKNKMVVLENNTSVDRPAVAAHQXKFWTKEEHKSFLYGLEVYGRGDWKNISKHFVTTKTPVQVSSHAQKFFKRIQKKASSGTKHYSINDVRLHDNELLAENNSSVTRQALSFTGLNNDPSFKLQAPTSSSIVMNNQAQCSPSIYNQQVGHQPMWSEQQMMGSIAAVMDGVGNYVPDGQQGSAYFYLGNV from the exons ATGGATCCAATAGTCAACCAGGGGTGGACCTCATCCGAGGTAGAGGAGGCATGCTCACTCATTGCTAGGATCAATACCAACAAAATCATGTATGACAGTAACGATGACAAGAACAAGAAGCACAACTACATCGTGAATTCTCTCCATGCATTGTTCCCTTCAAAGACCATGAAACAGGTAACAGATCTTTATATTGATCTCGCTGTGGAAATGCATATGACCCAATGGAGGGAGGGGACCCATGTTACTAGTGGTAGCGCGCAAAACATTTTCACCTTTTGTGACCCTGTCAACGGTAACTATGAGCTGCCAATGGAGGAGAATGGTGCTAGCAGCACACACGGTATCTACACCATGGGCGACCATGCGAATGAAAACTTCGGTGTACGAGAGGA TGCAACAATCATCGACAATAATGGATTGTCCTTTGGTTGTCCTATGGAGAATAGGGGGATCACGGTGACGGGTGAGGCACCGCTGATGGCAGACAATAACAAGATGGAGGTGTTGGAGAACAATATTTCCATAGACCAACCAGTTGTTGCCGCACATCAATGGGGTTTTTGGACTGAGAAGGAACACGTTCGTCCATG CATGGGCGGCCTTGTTAATGAAAACTTTGAGGCACAAGAGGATGAGGACACAACCATGGATGATAATGGATTATCATTTTGTTGCAGACTGGAGGATACAAGAATCCAGAAGACGGAGGAGGCTCCGATGATGGTAGACAAGAACAAGATGGTGGTCTTGGAGAACAATACTTCCGTTGATCGACCAGCTGTTGCCGCACATCAATGAAAGTTTTggaccaaagaggaacacaa GTCATTTCTTTATGGGCTGGAAGTCTATGGCCGTGGCGACTGGAAAAACATATCCAAGCACTTTGTCACCACTAAGACCCCTGTCCAAGTTTCAAGCCATGCACAAAAGTTTTTCAAGAGAATACAGAAAAAGGCATCGTCAGGGACAAAGCATTACAGCATCAATGATGTCAGGCTCCATGACAATGAGCTATTGGCAGAAAATAATAGTTctgtcacccggcaagccctttctTTCACCGGCCTCAACAATGACCCAAGCTTTAAGTTGCAGGCTCCGACGAGCTCGTCAATAGTCATGAACAACCAAGCTCAGTGCTCCCCTTCCATATATAATCAACAAGTGGGTCATCAGCCAATGTGGAGTGAGCAGCAGATGATGGGTTCTATTGCAGCTGTTATGGACGGGGTAGGAAACTATGTGCCAGATGGCCAACAAGGGTCAGCTTATTTTTATCTTGGCAATGTATGA